In one window of Paraflavitalea soli DNA:
- a CDS encoding DUF1611 domain-containing protein yields the protein MKNNAVIITNGLLSDKSAKTAHGLIRGSDKYRIMGVIDATHAGKDAGAVIDGRTRDIPVWASLEEAIQKSPEPIDYSIIGIAPKGGKLPRELRQVLEASLSNRISVINGLHDFLTDIPEMVSLANIHGATITDIRKPKDRNELHFWTGRIYEVKCPIVAVLGLETNLGKRTTTRMLRESCRANDINAQMVFTGQTGWMQDGKYGFVLDTTINDFVAGELEHAIYTCYKETDPEIIFLEGQSGLRNPTGPCGSEYLVSGNARKTILIFSPKTTFFSNIPAWGKIPSIEDEIALVKMYGSEVIAVAINTNGCTEQEAYQYQRQYEQQLGIPVLLPLQEGVDELLPVIRSMI from the coding sequence ATGAAGAACAATGCGGTCATCATTACAAATGGTTTGTTATCCGATAAAAGCGCCAAAACAGCCCATGGATTGATCCGTGGTTCAGATAAATATCGCATCATGGGTGTTATCGATGCCACCCATGCCGGTAAAGATGCCGGAGCAGTAATTGACGGGCGTACCAGAGACATACCAGTATGGGCCAGTCTGGAAGAAGCTATACAGAAAAGTCCGGAGCCCATCGACTATAGCATTATCGGTATTGCTCCAAAAGGTGGTAAGCTTCCCCGTGAGTTGAGGCAGGTATTGGAAGCCAGTCTCAGCAACAGGATATCGGTGATCAATGGGTTGCATGATTTTCTTACCGATATTCCGGAAATGGTATCATTGGCCAATATACATGGTGCTACCATTACGGATATCAGGAAGCCAAAGGACAGGAATGAATTGCATTTCTGGACAGGCCGTATTTATGAAGTTAAGTGTCCCATCGTGGCCGTATTGGGATTGGAAACAAACCTTGGCAAGCGTACCACTACCCGGATGCTCAGAGAAAGCTGCCGGGCCAATGATATCAATGCTCAAATGGTGTTTACCGGACAAACAGGGTGGATGCAGGACGGCAAATATGGATTTGTATTGGATACTACCATCAATGATTTTGTGGCAGGAGAGTTGGAGCATGCTATCTATACCTGTTATAAGGAGACCGATCCAGAGATAATTTTCCTGGAAGGGCAATCTGGGCTGCGTAATCCAACAGGTCCTTGTGGTTCAGAGTACCTGGTATCGGGCAATGCACGTAAAACGATCCTGATATTTTCACCGAAAACAACCTTTTTCAGCAATATACCTGCCTGGGGTAAGATCCCTTCTATAGAAGATGAAATAGCCCTCGTAAAAATGTATGGCAGTGAAGTGATCGCCGTGGCTATTAATACCAATGGGTGTACGGAGCAGGAAGCCTACCAGTACCAGCGGCAATATGAACAACAACTCGGTATCCCGGTATTGCTGCCGCTGCAGGAAGGTGTTGACGAGCTATTGCCAGTTATACGCAGCATGATATAG
- a CDS encoding AraC family transcriptional regulator, which produces MERRNLYQPFEVEYQEMDECPVSAHMHNFFELVFILDGTGMQCINDNKFEYKPDQMFLLMPQDCHSFKVKTTTKFFFIRFNNIYLQAQHKEWIQKLEFIFENNNHLPGCILKNRSDKQLVRSLVEAIIREQVNQQAYHLELVQQIINTLITVVARNVTFTVPAKLQKKGVSSTSLDMVHYIHQHIYSPDKLKAELIASQFSLSPGYISEYFKTHTGESLQQYITNYRLKLVEIRLRYSDLRMNEIAFELGFTDESHLNRMFKKYKGMSPSDYRRELKATA; this is translated from the coding sequence GTGGAAAGAAGAAATCTATACCAGCCCTTTGAGGTAGAATACCAGGAAATGGACGAATGTCCTGTATCTGCACATATGCACAATTTCTTTGAACTGGTGTTTATTTTGGATGGCACCGGCATGCAATGCATCAATGACAATAAGTTTGAATACAAGCCCGATCAAATGTTCCTGCTAATGCCGCAGGATTGTCACTCTTTTAAAGTTAAGACCACGACCAAATTCTTCTTTATCCGTTTCAATAATATCTATCTGCAGGCGCAGCACAAGGAGTGGATACAAAAGCTGGAATTCATTTTCGAGAACAACAATCACCTGCCGGGTTGCATACTGAAGAACAGGAGCGATAAGCAATTGGTAAGATCGCTGGTGGAAGCGATCATCCGCGAACAGGTAAACCAGCAGGCCTATCACCTGGAGCTGGTTCAGCAGATCATCAATACCCTGATCACCGTTGTTGCGCGCAACGTTACTTTTACTGTACCGGCAAAGCTGCAGAAAAAGGGAGTAAGCAGCACATCTCTTGACATGGTACATTATATTCATCAACATATTTACAGTCCTGATAAACTAAAGGCCGAGTTGATCGCCAGCCAATTCAGCCTTTCGCCCGGCTATATCAGTGAGTATTTCAAAACCCATACCGGCGAGAGCTTACAGCAATACATTACCAACTACCGGCTGAAACTGGTGGAAATACGCCTGCGCTACAGCGATCTGCGCATGAATGAGATTGCCTTTGAACTCGGCTTTACCGACGAAAGCCACTTGAACCGCATGTTCAAAAAATACAAGGGCATGAGCCCTTCAGATTACAGAAGAGAGTTGAAAGCAACGGCATAA
- a CDS encoding S24 family peptidase produces MATNPINQLVVKLYEKLAKENLKVPDFSRITGIPKDRIYKWKQEGTSPKAEDEATIKAFLYGDAADSPTFITDNRLEEQKTPYLLSRRKQKSQPDLENDGIVYVPIPAQAGYSNRYHDPLYLDNLEKTSLPGFPYKGERYRVFDVKGDSMEPTYKEGYHLVCERIEQDQWYQIANWYIYVVVLENDILVKRLYKKDAETFIAISDNEEFYPQFVILVKDVKELWLVKRKIDWEMAPPKKFEIKL; encoded by the coding sequence ATGGCGACAAATCCTATCAATCAATTGGTTGTCAAATTGTACGAAAAGCTGGCAAAGGAAAATCTTAAGGTGCCTGATTTTTCAAGGATAACGGGAATTCCCAAGGACCGGATCTATAAATGGAAGCAGGAAGGAACCAGTCCCAAAGCTGAGGATGAAGCCACGATCAAGGCATTTCTATATGGAGATGCAGCAGATTCTCCAACATTTATTACCGATAACAGATTGGAGGAACAGAAAACTCCATATTTACTATCCAGGCGCAAGCAGAAAAGTCAGCCTGATCTGGAGAATGATGGCATTGTGTATGTACCCATACCCGCTCAGGCGGGCTATTCCAACCGATACCATGACCCTTTATACCTTGATAATTTAGAAAAGACAAGCCTTCCGGGATTCCCTTACAAAGGAGAGCGGTACAGGGTATTTGATGTAAAGGGCGATAGCATGGAGCCTACCTACAAAGAAGGTTACCACCTCGTATGCGAACGCATAGAACAGGATCAGTGGTACCAGATCGCCAATTGGTATATCTATGTGGTAGTGCTGGAAAATGACATCCTCGTAAAGCGCCTGTATAAAAAGGATGCAGAAACCTTTATCGCCATCAGTGACAACGAAGAGTTTTACCCCCAGTTTGTGATCCTGGTGAAAGATGTAAAGGAGCTTTGGCTGGTAAAAAGAAAGATTGACTGGGAAATGGCGCCCCCTAAAAAGTTTGAAATAAAATTATAG
- a CDS encoding IPT/TIG domain-containing protein — protein sequence MSSSNNQVFYSRLALALLLTGYVILYGCGKNPANPGPNPAPPTPNNMIMEITSFAPAKGMPGGEVIIEGKNFKDNISQNTVTFNGTPANALITGATTTQLTVRIPQDATTGKIIVKTGNQVDTSATDFIVDRDMISVSGFSPASGPIGTLVTITGINFTINTRIKFNNIECQPTTRTNTSLTFTIPVNTSLTSHKIEVISGAYTELTHELFTVTQTGPIAHWEDKTVRLVTPETLLFNGGVSFVHKNKIYWGFTALFNGDAEASYVMYDPANHNAGWAVLAHPPTQMAKQNLFRPTAVVHNDRVFFGTGINQSTSNKSWWEYHPETNTATQLTDYPEGTAGAISFTLNNKIYTGFGGTRTILYEFNPAANNNKGSWVQATNAPFSELNSGSTVVLGNEVYFGRALPAQLQTRNAFYKFVEGAGITRVTDMPQDLPSQTTASFTIGNKGYFVINKNVWEYTPDAAGGSWRAVIGGDGQPAIKHVAMVTVNGMPVVYGWTEGGHIHEFKF from the coding sequence ATGAGTAGTAGTAACAATCAGGTATTTTATTCAAGACTGGCATTGGCTTTATTATTAACAGGATATGTCATCCTGTATGGTTGTGGAAAAAATCCGGCCAATCCTGGCCCCAACCCGGCACCGCCCACACCCAACAATATGATCATGGAAATTACCTCATTCGCTCCGGCGAAAGGTATGCCCGGTGGAGAGGTGATCATTGAGGGAAAGAACTTTAAGGATAATATCTCACAGAACACGGTAACCTTCAACGGTACCCCTGCTAATGCGCTTATAACTGGCGCCACTACTACGCAATTAACTGTAAGGATACCCCAGGATGCCACCACGGGTAAGATCATTGTAAAAACCGGTAACCAGGTAGATACATCGGCTACAGATTTTATAGTAGACCGGGACATGATCTCTGTATCGGGCTTTTCGCCGGCATCCGGACCTATCGGCACACTGGTCACCATTACGGGTATCAATTTCACCATCAATACCAGGATAAAATTCAACAACATTGAATGCCAGCCCACCACCCGTACCAATACTTCGTTGACTTTTACTATTCCTGTCAATACGAGCCTCACCAGTCATAAGATCGAAGTGATCTCCGGAGCATATACGGAGCTAACCCATGAATTGTTCACTGTTACACAAACCGGCCCCATTGCACACTGGGAGGACAAGACCGTTAGGCTCGTTACCCCGGAAACCCTGCTGTTTAACGGTGGCGTATCATTTGTACATAAGAATAAAATTTACTGGGGGTTCACAGCCTTGTTTAACGGAGACGCCGAAGCATCGTATGTAATGTATGATCCGGCCAATCACAATGCCGGATGGGCAGTACTGGCCCATCCGCCTACTCAGATGGCTAAACAAAACCTATTCCGTCCCACCGCAGTAGTGCATAATGACCGCGTATTTTTTGGCACCGGCATCAACCAGTCAACCTCCAACAAAAGCTGGTGGGAGTATCATCCGGAAACCAATACGGCTACACAACTCACCGATTATCCGGAGGGCACGGCAGGCGCTATCTCCTTTACTTTGAATAATAAGATCTATACAGGCTTTGGCGGCACCAGAACCATCCTGTATGAATTTAACCCGGCAGCCAACAACAACAAGGGAAGCTGGGTACAAGCTACAAACGCGCCCTTTAGTGAATTAAATAGTGGCAGTACCGTAGTATTGGGAAATGAGGTCTATTTCGGAAGAGCACTTCCTGCACAACTGCAAACCCGTAATGCTTTCTACAAATTTGTAGAAGGCGCCGGGATAACAAGGGTAACAGATATGCCGCAGGACCTCCCCTCACAAACTACCGCCTCCTTTACTATTGGCAACAAGGGATATTTTGTCATCAACAAAAACGTGTGGGAGTATACACCGGATGCAGCCGGTGGTTCCTGGCGTGCTGTGATCGGTGGAGACGGGCAGCCAGCCATCAAACATGTAGCCATGGTCACGGTCAATGGCATGCCTGTAGTGTATGGATGGACGGAAGGCGGCCATATCCATGAATTTAAATTTTGA
- a CDS encoding aminotransferase class V-fold PLP-dependent enzyme, which yields MNPYTRRSFLNKTGIFSATGLLAAITQPAWSRNLDHALQQAASIPPDQLAGEEDFWYYVQQSYTVSPSLINLNNGGVSPSPKTVQDAMKRYHDLSNEAPSYYMWRILDQGREPLRKNLALLAGCSPEEIAIHRNASEALETVIFGLPLKAGDEVVLSKYDYPNMMNAWKQRELRDGIKLVWVTPELPSEDNEAMTSVYTKAFTAKTKVVHLTHVANWNGQILPVRKIADVAHQKGIEVVVDGAHSFAHFPYTIPELGADYFGTSLHKWLSACIGSGLLYVKKEKIKNLYPLFAAPDPKSEDIRKFENMGTRPFFIEQAIGKAIEFYDMIGGQRKEQRLFYLKNYWMSRVKDIPKVQLGTSMKQGFGCAIGLVNVEGKKPGELENFLLSNYKIHITTVDWENLKGVRVTPNVYTTTKNLDVLVQAIEKFAKGGF from the coding sequence ATGAATCCCTATACCCGTCGCTCCTTCCTTAATAAAACAGGAATTTTTTCTGCTACCGGCTTATTGGCAGCTATTACACAGCCTGCCTGGAGCCGGAATCTTGATCATGCATTGCAACAGGCAGCCAGTATTCCCCCCGATCAGTTGGCAGGAGAAGAGGATTTCTGGTATTATGTGCAGCAATCCTACACCGTTTCTCCCTCATTGATCAACCTGAATAATGGCGGGGTATCACCTTCTCCCAAAACGGTACAGGATGCCATGAAGCGTTACCACGACCTGAGCAATGAAGCGCCCAGTTACTATATGTGGCGTATCCTTGACCAGGGTAGGGAGCCCTTGCGTAAGAACCTGGCATTACTGGCCGGCTGCTCCCCGGAGGAAATAGCTATTCACCGCAATGCATCGGAAGCCCTGGAAACAGTCATTTTTGGATTGCCGCTAAAAGCAGGCGATGAAGTAGTATTGAGCAAGTACGATTATCCCAATATGATGAATGCCTGGAAACAGCGTGAATTGCGCGATGGCATCAAGCTGGTATGGGTAACACCCGAACTGCCAAGCGAAGACAATGAAGCAATGACGAGCGTTTATACCAAAGCATTTACTGCCAAAACCAAGGTGGTTCATTTAACGCATGTTGCTAACTGGAATGGCCAGATCTTACCCGTGCGTAAGATTGCTGATGTAGCCCACCAAAAAGGAATAGAAGTAGTGGTGGACGGAGCACACAGCTTTGCGCATTTTCCATATACGATCCCCGAGCTGGGCGCCGATTATTTCGGTACCAGCCTGCATAAATGGCTGAGCGCTTGTATAGGAAGCGGGCTTTTGTACGTGAAGAAAGAAAAGATCAAAAATCTCTATCCGCTGTTTGCTGCCCCAGACCCCAAAAGTGAAGATATTCGCAAGTTTGAGAACATGGGAACCCGCCCTTTCTTTATTGAGCAGGCGATTGGTAAAGCCATCGAGTTTTATGATATGATTGGCGGGCAGCGCAAAGAGCAGCGCCTGTTTTACCTGAAGAACTATTGGATGAGCCGCGTAAAAGATATTCCTAAAGTGCAACTGGGCACCTCTATGAAACAAGGATTTGGTTGCGCCATTGGACTGGTAAACGTGGAAGGCAAAAAGCCCGGTGAACTGGAGAATTTCCTGTTGAGTAATTATAAAATACATATTACCACTGTAGATTGGGAGAACCTTAAAGGGGTGCGGGTAACTCCCAATGTCTATACGACCACTAAAAACCTCGACGTATTGGTTCAGGCCATTGAAAAGTTTGCGAAAGGAGGATTTTAA
- a CDS encoding mandelate racemase/muconate lactonizing enzyme family protein, which produces MKIRSIVASCEDLQLIRPYTIAYKTVTAVENVVVKVELENGIIGLGTANPSKYVVGSDTADTLRALQPELLAPFQGKDIREFYSLLQQVHQLFRQEAGAAAALDIALHDAFTCWLGVPLVSFLGQAAAGLPTSITIGIRNVVDTLAEAREYIDRGFRIIKVKLGHSAEDDVERLVKLREAFGDAIVIRVDANQGYTANELLKFYRKTLSLSLELIEQPMPANAIEEMKQLPPEIKKLVAADESLVSPANAFQLADGPAACGIYNIKLMKCGGIQPAREIATIARHAGIELMWGCNDESIVSISAALHAALASPATRYLDLDGSFDLARDIVSGGFTVKDGYMSLTGQPGLGVRVL; this is translated from the coding sequence ATGAAGATCAGGTCCATTGTAGCCAGTTGCGAAGACCTTCAACTAATAAGGCCCTACACCATCGCCTATAAGACAGTAACGGCGGTGGAGAATGTAGTGGTGAAAGTTGAATTGGAAAATGGGATCATAGGCCTGGGTACCGCCAATCCCAGCAAGTATGTGGTGGGAAGCGATACTGCCGATACCTTACGGGCCCTGCAACCGGAGCTACTGGCACCCTTTCAGGGAAAGGATATCCGGGAATTTTATTCCCTGCTTCAACAGGTGCATCAACTATTCCGCCAGGAAGCTGGTGCTGCAGCAGCGTTGGATATTGCTTTGCATGATGCGTTTACCTGCTGGCTGGGTGTACCACTGGTTAGCTTCCTGGGACAGGCGGCGGCAGGATTGCCTACCTCCATTACTATCGGCATCAGGAATGTGGTAGATACCCTGGCCGAAGCCCGAGAGTATATTGATCGGGGTTTCCGTATCATTAAAGTGAAGCTGGGCCATTCGGCTGAAGATGATGTGGAACGCCTGGTGAAGCTGCGGGAAGCATTTGGTGATGCCATTGTGATCCGCGTTGATGCCAACCAGGGTTATACTGCAAACGAGCTGTTGAAGTTTTACAGAAAAACATTGTCCCTTTCCCTGGAACTGATCGAACAACCGATGCCGGCTAATGCGATTGAAGAAATGAAGCAACTACCACCTGAGATCAAAAAATTGGTTGCAGCAGATGAATCACTGGTCAGTCCGGCCAATGCATTTCAACTGGCTGACGGACCTGCGGCCTGTGGTATTTACAACATTAAGCTGATGAAGTGTGGTGGCATACAGCCTGCCAGGGAGATTGCTACCATTGCCCGGCATGCGGGCATTGAGCTCATGTGGGGATGTAATGATGAAAGCATCGTGAGCATCAGTGCGGCACTGCATGCGGCATTGGCTTCGCCTGCTACCCGCTACCTCGATCTGGATGGTAGTTTTGACCTGGCGCGCGATATAGTGAGTGGCGGTTTTACCGTGAAGGATGGGTATATGTCGCTCACCGGCCAACCCGGTTTGGGTGTAAGGGTACTATAA